The following are encoded together in the Tatumella ptyseos genome:
- a CDS encoding DUF3574 domain-containing protein — MKISVYSLLLTSGLLLAGCQSRQPDSASCQVGSAMQQTQLWFGLSKPDGQSISTQQWQHFVDQVITPAFPQGLSVVEARGQWLGNDGVRVSENSRGVLLIYPASKEKSQAIDRIRTRYQQLFAQESVMRIDQPVCVAF; from the coding sequence ATGAAAATCTCAGTCTATTCATTATTATTGACCAGTGGATTACTCCTCGCAGGCTGCCAGTCGCGGCAGCCGGATAGTGCATCTTGTCAGGTGGGAAGCGCCATGCAACAAACTCAGCTCTGGTTTGGTCTCAGCAAACCAGATGGACAGTCCATTTCAACGCAACAGTGGCAACACTTTGTTGACCAAGTGATCACTCCCGCCTTTCCACAGGGATTATCAGTAGTAGAGGCGAGAGGTCAGTGGCTAGGAAACGACGGTGTGCGTGTCAGCGAAAATAGTCGTGGAGTATTACTGATTTATCCCGCAAGCAAAGAGAAGTCACAAGCGATCGATCGTATTCGAACCCGCTATCAACAACTTTTTGCTCAAGAGTCGGTCATGCGCATCGACCAACCTGTATGTGTTGCCTTCTAG
- a CDS encoding YicC/YloC family endoribonuclease — MIRSMTAFARHDMKGEWGNASWELRSVNQRYLETYIRLPEQFRSLEPVIRDRIRQRLTRGKVECQLRFEPNPGAQGELSLNQTLAQQVINAANWVKCQTDEGSINPVDILRWPGVMSAGEQDLDAINQQLMVGLDQALNAFVEARETEGAALKQLIEQRLAAVSHEVATVRTEMPAVLVWQRERLVSKLDDAAIQVDTQRLEQELIMLAQRIDVAEELDRLDAHIKETYNILKKKEAVGRRLDFMMQEFNRESNTLASKSINATITTSAIELKVLIEQMREQIQNIE; from the coding sequence ATGATCCGCAGTATGACCGCTTTTGCACGCCACGATATGAAAGGAGAATGGGGCAACGCCAGCTGGGAGCTACGCTCAGTTAACCAACGTTACCTTGAAACCTATATTCGCCTTCCTGAGCAATTTCGTAGTTTGGAGCCGGTTATTCGCGATCGTATTCGCCAGCGTTTAACCCGAGGTAAGGTCGAATGCCAGCTTCGTTTTGAACCGAACCCCGGTGCGCAAGGCGAATTATCCTTAAACCAGACATTAGCGCAGCAAGTGATCAACGCCGCAAACTGGGTAAAATGTCAAACCGATGAAGGGTCGATTAATCCTGTCGATATCCTCCGTTGGCCAGGTGTGATGAGCGCGGGCGAGCAAGATTTAGACGCCATTAATCAACAGCTTATGGTAGGACTTGACCAAGCATTGAATGCATTTGTTGAGGCGAGAGAAACGGAAGGTGCCGCACTAAAGCAACTGATCGAACAGCGGCTAGCGGCAGTCAGTCACGAAGTCGCTACCGTCAGAACAGAGATGCCTGCTGTGCTCGTTTGGCAGCGTGAGCGACTGGTCAGTAAACTGGACGATGCCGCGATTCAGGTCGATACGCAACGACTTGAACAAGAGCTGATCATGTTGGCACAGCGTATTGATGTTGCCGAGGAGCTGGACCGTCTCGACGCGCATATCAAAGAAACCTACAATATTCTTAAGAAAAAAGAAGCCGTCGGCCGCCGTTTGGATTTTATGATGCAAGAATTCAACCGAGAGTCGAATACGCTTGCGTCCAAATCAATCAATGCAACCATTACGACTTCGGCGATTGAGTTAAAAGTGTTGATCGAACAGATGCGTGAGCAGATTCAGAATATTGAGTAA